The following coding sequences are from one Reyranella humidisoli window:
- a CDS encoding LysE family translocator: MSLETWWLYLGAVVLIACTPGPNVLYVTTRSIRYGLGAAFVGVAGCLTALVLMLTGSVAGLSAVLLALPGAFDLLKILGAAYLVYLGVQTWREPVANEAPPPSTGASAVALFRGGFLVGISNPKLLIFAAAFFPQFIDPARAWGPQFALMVATFVGVELFFYSIYALTGRKLADRLMHGIWRRWLNRVSGVVFMGFGVALLRFKP; this comes from the coding sequence ATGAGCCTCGAAACCTGGTGGCTCTATCTCGGCGCCGTCGTGCTGATCGCCTGCACGCCGGGGCCGAACGTGCTCTATGTGACGACGCGGAGCATCCGTTACGGTCTCGGCGCCGCGTTCGTCGGCGTCGCGGGATGCCTCACCGCGCTCGTCCTGATGCTGACGGGATCGGTCGCTGGCCTCAGCGCGGTGCTGCTGGCGCTGCCCGGCGCCTTCGACCTGCTCAAGATCCTGGGCGCGGCCTACCTGGTCTATCTCGGCGTCCAGACGTGGCGCGAGCCGGTGGCGAACGAAGCGCCGCCGCCCTCGACCGGTGCGTCGGCGGTCGCCCTGTTTCGCGGAGGTTTTCTGGTCGGCATCAGTAACCCGAAGCTGCTGATCTTCGCCGCCGCCTTCTTCCCGCAGTTCATCGACCCGGCGCGCGCCTGGGGGCCGCAATTCGCGTTGATGGTCGCGACCTTCGTGGGCGTCGAGCTGTTCTTCTACTCGATCTATGCGCTGACGGGCCGCAAGCTCGCGGACCGGCTGATGCACGGCATCTGGCGCCGCTGGCTCAATCGGGTCAGCGGCGTCGTCTTCATGGGCTTCGGCGTGGCCCTGCTGCGCTTCAAGCCCTGA
- the rnk gene encoding nucleoside diphosphate kinase regulator codes for MPAVARNRSVPNIVVSEADCDRLTDLATASLERLPEVAEELLSEMERAKVVSEDSVPADVVRMGSTVTFRSDAGADGEQHELTETLVYPVDEDSDAHKLSVMTPVGAALIGLAVGQSISWTARDGRKHRLTVVKVA; via the coding sequence ATGCCCGCCGTTGCCCGTAATCGTTCCGTCCCCAACATCGTCGTCAGCGAAGCCGACTGCGACCGGCTCACCGACCTCGCCACCGCGTCGCTGGAGCGGCTGCCGGAAGTTGCCGAGGAGCTGCTCTCCGAGATGGAGCGCGCCAAGGTCGTGAGCGAAGACAGCGTGCCGGCCGATGTCGTGCGCATGGGCTCGACCGTCACCTTCCGCTCGGACGCCGGTGCCGATGGCGAGCAGCACGAACTCACCGAGACGCTGGTCTATCCCGTCGACGAGGACAGCGACGCCCACAAGCTCTCGGTGATGACCCCGGTCGGCGCGGCCCTGATCGGCCTGGCCGTGGGCCAGTCGATCTCCTGGACGGCGCGCGATGGCCGCAAGCACCGGCTCACGGTGGTGAAGGTCGCCTGA